The genomic interval TTGTCGGCCTGCCGAACGTCGGCAAGTCGACGCTGTTCAACGCTCTCACCCGCACTCGCAAGGCCGAGTCGGCGAACTATCCGTTCTGTACCATCGAGCCCAACGTCGGCATCGTCACCGTGCCCGACGACCGCCTGCAGCCGATCGCGACGGTCGCTGGAACACCCACGCTCGTACCGGCCGCCATCGAGCTGGTCGACATCGCCGGCCTCGTCAAAGGGGCGGCCTCCGGCGAAGGCCTGGGCAACAAGTTCCTCGCCCACATCCGCCAGGTGGACGCGATCGTCCAGGTCGTGCGCTGCTTCGAGGACACGAACATCGTCCACGTCGAGGATCACCTCCATCCGATCGCCGACATCGAGACCATCCAGACCGAGCTCATGCTCGCCGACATGGAGTCGCTCGCCCGCCAGGTGGAACGCCTCGAGCGTGTCGCCAAGGGGGGCGATAAGACGGCCAGAGCGCAGATCGAGATCGCGAAGCGCCTGCTCGCGCACCTCGAGGCCGGCAAGCCCGCGCTGACGCTCGAGATGACCGACGACGAGCGCGCCGTCGCCCAGCCGTTCTTCCTGCTGTCGATGAAGCCGACACTCTACGCCTGCAACGTCGCCGAAGACGATCTCGCGACCGCGGATACGAATCCGCTCGTCGCCGAGGTCCGCCAGTGGGTGGCCACGCATCACGGCGCCGAGGCGGTCACCGTCTCGGCGCAGATCGAATCCGAGCTTGCCGAGCTGCCGGTCGAAGAGGCGACGGAGTACCTCGCCTCGCACGGCGTCGCCGAGTCGGGCGTCGGCTCGCTCATCC from Thermoanaerobaculia bacterium carries:
- the ychF gene encoding redox-regulated ATPase YchF — encoded protein: MLRAGIVGLPNVGKSTLFNALTRTRKAESANYPFCTIEPNVGIVTVPDDRLQPIATVAGTPTLVPAAIELVDIAGLVKGAASGEGLGNKFLAHIRQVDAIVQVVRCFEDTNIVHVEDHLHPIADIETIQTELMLADMESLARQVERLERVAKGGDKTARAQIEIAKRLLAHLEAGKPALTLEMTDDERAVAQPFFLLSMKPTLYACNVAEDDLATADTNPLVAEVRQWVATHHGAEAVTVSAQIESELAELPVEEATEYLASHGVAESGVGSLIRSIYHLLGLRTYFTAGEKEARAWTIHAGDTAPEAAAVIHSDLARGFIKAETIAWQEFVRVGGWARAREGGNVRQEGKEYTVADGDVILFKFNV